A genomic region of Desulfosarcina ovata subsp. ovata contains the following coding sequences:
- a CDS encoding FAD-dependent oxidoreductase, producing the protein MAQNILIVGGVALGSKAACRFKRLEPESHVTIIDQDMYISYGGCGIPFYVSGDVSDVHDLRKTSFHMLRDEVFFKNCKDIDIMTETRAEKIDRENKLLHIRRKDGSTDTLAYDQLVLGTGSSPRRLPIPGVDLPMVYTAANLRDAEAIKEVVTKGQVERAVIIGGGFIGLEMAEALADMWEVETTVVEYCDQIMPGFVSSMFARMAQGQMEEHGVHFYVDEEVKAIEGTDTVTAVVTNKRRLEADLVIMSVGAVPNSDLARDAGLEIGKTGAILVDEHLRTTDPLIYAGGDCAQIPNLVTGQPAYFPLGSMANRQGRVIGTNLAGGNAKFKGAVGSFVVKTFEAALAGAGLSLSSALKAGFDAISVQVAQLDRAHFYPDKGMMYLELVVEKETRRILGIQGFGEQGDAVVGRINTVAAFLEDRPTVDRLSNVELAYSPPFSSAMDILNALGNTAENLLDGRYRPIDVDGFAEKWSSNGDGQCLVLDCRARQDGEPFAQKYPERWINIPQDELRQRFKEIPPGKKLILVCNTGVRSYEAQLNLKEMGLDDPVSVQGGMVTLNKCGLDL; encoded by the coding sequence ATGGCCCAAAACATTCTCATTGTTGGCGGAGTGGCCCTCGGGTCCAAAGCGGCTTGCCGTTTCAAACGGCTGGAGCCGGAATCCCATGTTACGATCATCGATCAGGACATGTACATCTCCTATGGGGGTTGCGGAATCCCCTTTTATGTTTCCGGCGATGTCAGCGACGTCCACGATCTGCGCAAAACCAGCTTTCACATGCTGCGCGATGAGGTATTTTTTAAAAATTGCAAAGATATCGACATAATGACCGAAACCCGGGCGGAAAAAATCGACCGCGAAAACAAACTGCTGCACATCCGCCGCAAAGATGGCTCGACCGACACGCTGGCCTATGACCAGTTGGTTCTGGGAACCGGCAGCAGCCCCCGCCGTCTTCCCATCCCCGGCGTCGACCTTCCGATGGTCTATACCGCGGCAAACCTGAGGGATGCCGAGGCGATCAAGGAAGTGGTCACCAAGGGGCAGGTCGAACGGGCGGTGATTATCGGTGGCGGGTTCATCGGCCTGGAAATGGCCGAAGCCCTTGCCGACATGTGGGAAGTGGAAACGACAGTGGTCGAATATTGCGACCAGATTATGCCCGGATTCGTCAGCTCCATGTTCGCTCGCATGGCCCAAGGACAAATGGAGGAGCATGGCGTTCATTTTTATGTCGATGAAGAGGTCAAGGCCATCGAAGGCACGGATACGGTAACAGCCGTGGTCACCAACAAACGGCGTCTGGAAGCGGATCTGGTGATTATGTCGGTTGGCGCCGTCCCCAATTCGGATCTGGCTCGTGATGCAGGCCTTGAGATCGGTAAAACCGGTGCCATCCTGGTGGACGAACACCTGCGCACGACGGATCCGCTGATTTACGCCGGCGGTGACTGTGCACAAATTCCCAATCTGGTCACCGGCCAACCTGCCTATTTTCCACTCGGTTCCATGGCCAATCGCCAGGGCCGGGTCATCGGAACCAATCTCGCCGGCGGCAACGCCAAATTCAAGGGCGCGGTCGGCTCGTTTGTCGTAAAAACGTTTGAGGCGGCATTGGCCGGGGCCGGACTGAGTCTCAGCAGTGCGCTGAAGGCCGGCTTCGATGCGATCAGTGTCCAGGTCGCTCAACTCGACCGGGCCCATTTCTATCCGGACAAGGGGATGATGTATCTGGAACTGGTCGTGGAGAAAGAGACCCGCCGCATCCTGGGGATCCAGGGCTTTGGTGAGCAAGGCGACGCGGTCGTGGGCCGGATCAATACCGTGGCGGCGTTCCTTGAAGATCGTCCCACGGTTGACCGTCTCAGCAATGTGGAACTGGCGTATTCGCCTCCTTTCTCTTCCGCCATGGACATTCTCAATGCCCTGGGCAACACGGCGGAAAACCTGCTCGATGGCCGCTACCGCCCCATCGATGTCGATGGGTTTGCGGAAAAATGGTCCTCCAACGGCGACGGCCAGTGTCTGGTTCTCGACTGCCGGGCACGGCAGGATGGGGAACCGTTTGCCCAGAAATATCCGGAGCGTTGGATCAATATTCCGCAGGATGAACTGCGCCAGCGGTTCAAAGAGATTCCGCCGGGAAAAAAGTTGATTCTGGTCTGCAACACCGGTGTGCGTTCCTACGAAGCCCAGCTGAATCTGAAAGAAATGGGCTTGGATGACCCGGTCAGCGTTCAGGGCGGCATGGTGACGTTGAACAAATGCGGTCTGGATCTGTAA
- a CDS encoding FmdE family protein: MSKKTICGMDFEQFVFDMEDFHGARAPGIIVGALMLDTVIAMVPESPELVVAVETYTCLPDAVQVLTSCTTGNGRMKVYDWGKFALTAYNREKMSGVRTWVVADAVPKWPLINDWFNPAQRTGEAPEFEDLVEEFFAAREDLIGVQRVRIVSPNNVFEKKKTGICEKCGESYNLKCGDVCSACQGLTYYREESDA, translated from the coding sequence ATGAGTAAAAAGACGATTTGCGGAATGGATTTTGAACAGTTCGTATTCGATATGGAGGATTTCCACGGTGCCCGGGCTCCGGGAATCATCGTGGGCGCGCTGATGCTGGATACGGTCATCGCGATGGTTCCGGAATCGCCGGAACTGGTGGTGGCCGTGGAAACCTATACCTGCCTGCCGGATGCGGTCCAGGTACTGACCTCATGCACCACCGGCAACGGGCGGATGAAGGTTTACGATTGGGGGAAATTTGCCCTGACCGCTTACAACCGGGAGAAGATGAGCGGTGTGCGCACATGGGTCGTTGCCGATGCGGTGCCCAAATGGCCGCTGATCAACGACTGGTTCAATCCCGCCCAGCGAACGGGGGAGGCACCGGAATTTGAAGACCTGGTGGAGGAATTTTTTGCTGCACGCGAGGATTTGATCGGGGTGCAGCGTGTCCGCATCGTGTCGCCGAACAATGTTTTTGAAAAGAAAAAAACCGGTATCTGCGAGAAATGCGGGGAATCGTACAACCTCAAGTGCGGGGATGTTTGCAGTGCCTGCCAGGGGTTGACCTATTACCGAGAAGAGAGTGACGCATAA
- a CDS encoding helix-turn-helix domain-containing protein — MTDTAKTLTTAEFSKITGMAVSTITQMLRQGRLHGEKRSGKWAIFESELPDNPVTENKIPKNVSSQPSPAEPKKSIESYTVETFARMTYLTEKGVRQWLKTGRLTEKSDENGQKQVDAVNLERPELQHLLRK, encoded by the coding sequence ATGACCGACACTGCTAAGACATTGACGACCGCCGAATTTTCTAAAATAACGGGTATGGCTGTTTCCACCATTACCCAGATGCTGCGTCAGGGCAGACTCCACGGGGAAAAAAGAAGCGGCAAATGGGCAATTTTTGAAAGTGAGCTTCCAGACAACCCCGTAACCGAAAATAAGATCCCAAAAAATGTATCCTCCCAGCCATCTCCGGCCGAACCGAAAAAAAGCATCGAAAGCTATACTGTCGAAACCTTTGCCCGGATGACCTATCTGACTGAAAAAGGCGTCCGCCAGTGGCTGAAAACCGGCCGGCTTACGGAAAAATCCGACGAGAACGGTCAGAAACAGGTGGATGCGGTCAACCTCGAACGCCCCGAGTTGCAGCATCTGCTCAGAAAATAG
- a CDS encoding DUF3375 domain-containing protein, giving the protein MEYEYIVGLKKHPAWRLLNADSAPLIISFFHRVFTRENRRTVPSEEMTARLEDTLFHLRRVLGESAYPRSAKAYLDEWSSGEAGYLRKFYPARGEEEVYDLTPASEKVIAWLSTFAPTQFVGTESRLLTIFRLLREMVKEAMVDPEAEIRRLEAEKSRIETELADLKAGHFAPSDRTRIRERFLEARETAHRLLFDFRQIEENFRHLDRQTREKIAVSDASKGQLLDDIFGEQDAINGSDQGKSFRAFWQYIMSPVSQEELETLLTQVLALPEIEDLDEGDRLGRIRFQLIDAGERVNQTCAQLVEQLRKYLDDQAWLENRRIMEIIRKIEKKAVQVRETVPPESDFAHLTHVKPDIGLPMARGLFQPSARITVDDRVEMGSGHMETDILYRQQVVDEKILRQRIRSMLKGHSQTTLARICEQYPVEKGMSEILAYLHLACKDDNAMVNSDVSVPIFYRDQNGRTLKAIMPEVIFVR; this is encoded by the coding sequence ATGGAATACGAATACATCGTCGGTCTGAAGAAACACCCTGCCTGGCGCCTGCTGAACGCCGATTCCGCACCGTTGATCATCAGTTTTTTCCACCGGGTCTTCACCCGGGAGAACCGTCGCACCGTCCCGTCCGAGGAGATGACCGCTCGGCTGGAGGACACCCTCTTCCACCTGCGTCGCGTACTGGGCGAAAGTGCCTATCCGCGTTCGGCCAAAGCCTACCTGGACGAGTGGTCCAGCGGCGAGGCCGGCTACCTGCGCAAGTTCTACCCGGCCCGGGGCGAAGAGGAAGTCTATGACCTGACCCCGGCCAGTGAAAAGGTGATTGCCTGGCTGTCGACCTTTGCACCGACACAGTTCGTGGGTACCGAGTCGCGCCTGTTGACCATTTTCCGCCTGCTGCGGGAGATGGTCAAGGAAGCGATGGTTGATCCCGAGGCCGAAATCCGGCGTCTCGAGGCTGAAAAAAGCCGTATCGAGACCGAACTGGCCGATCTCAAAGCCGGCCATTTTGCCCCGTCGGACCGCACCCGCATCCGGGAACGTTTCCTGGAGGCCCGGGAAACCGCCCACCGACTGCTTTTCGATTTTCGCCAGATCGAGGAGAATTTCCGTCATCTGGATCGTCAGACCCGCGAGAAAATCGCCGTCAGCGATGCGTCCAAGGGCCAGCTTCTGGACGACATCTTCGGTGAGCAGGACGCCATCAACGGATCGGACCAGGGCAAGAGCTTTCGAGCCTTCTGGCAGTACATCATGTCACCGGTCAGCCAGGAGGAACTGGAAACCCTGCTCACCCAGGTGCTGGCATTGCCTGAAATCGAGGACCTGGACGAGGGTGATCGTCTCGGTCGCATCCGTTTTCAACTCATCGATGCCGGGGAACGGGTCAATCAGACCTGTGCCCAGTTGGTGGAGCAGTTGCGCAAATACCTGGACGACCAGGCTTGGCTGGAAAACCGCCGCATCATGGAGATCATTCGCAAAATCGAAAAAAAAGCGGTTCAGGTTCGCGAAACCGTCCCGCCAGAAAGCGATTTTGCTCACCTGACGCACGTCAAGCCGGACATCGGCCTGCCCATGGCCAGGGGCCTTTTCCAGCCGTCGGCACGAATCACGGTGGACGATCGGGTGGAGATGGGCTCGGGCCATATGGAAACGGACATCCTCTACCGCCAGCAGGTGGTGGATGAAAAAATACTGCGCCAGCGAATCCGCAGCATGCTCAAGGGCCACTCCCAGACGACTCTTGCCCGCATCTGCGAGCAATACCCGGTGGAAAAAGGCATGTCAGAGATACTGGCCTACTTGCACCTGGCCTGCAAGGATGATAACGCCATGGTGAATTCGGATGTCAGCGTACCCATTTTCTATCGGGATCAAAACGGCCGCACGTTAAAGGCCATCATGCCGGAAGTGATCTTTGTACGCTGA
- the hpf gene encoding ribosome hibernation-promoting factor, HPF/YfiA family, which produces MQILVTFKNVDSSDYLKSYLEEKLQRLEKIMIAPGMADVVFQEEKLRKIVDVNLSGKGVEVHAREESGAWNEAIDLVVDKAKKQLIKSKEKIQAHRADVQPPGIV; this is translated from the coding sequence ATGCAAATTTTGGTCACCTTTAAGAATGTTGATTCCTCAGACTACCTGAAATCCTACCTTGAAGAAAAACTCCAACGCCTTGAAAAAATCATGATCGCTCCAGGAATGGCCGATGTGGTGTTCCAGGAGGAAAAACTGCGCAAGATCGTCGATGTCAACTTGAGTGGCAAGGGCGTTGAGGTTCACGCCAGAGAAGAGAGCGGAGCGTGGAACGAAGCGATCGATCTGGTCGTGGATAAAGCCAAAAAGCAACTGATTAAAAGCAAAGAAAAAATCCAGGCGCATCGTGCGGATGTGCAACCACCTGGAATCGTATGA
- a CDS encoding HDOD domain-containing protein — protein sequence MSFPCPGCKSKMTIDLRKKTEPVKEAADASSGKVVITPISEKSSGELDGTDLRRKILNSLKDLPPMPKIIYKAREVMGNPKSGFKDIAEVIETDQAIAAKVLQVANSAYYGLSGMVSSIHQASVVLGHKTLEQLITMVSATSLLGSHLKGYRMGAGALWQHSLAVALCSRLIAKDRAPAMENDAFSVGLIHDAGKLALDRYILERNDQVEKALAKGVSFLEVEKLVLGFDHTELASDLCTKWKLPENHVSAMRYHHNPSASDGNQLAFIVHTADHIARQNDIDNSADSALYTLDPQALDVLALDENDLAGYQQATLEAVNQITQSMA from the coding sequence GTGTCATTCCCCTGCCCCGGCTGCAAATCCAAAATGACCATCGACCTCAGAAAAAAAACGGAACCGGTTAAGGAAGCGGCGGACGCGTCCTCGGGCAAAGTGGTGATCACGCCGATATCTGAAAAATCGTCCGGAGAGCTGGACGGCACCGATTTGAGACGCAAAATACTAAACAGTCTCAAGGACTTGCCGCCCATGCCGAAAATAATTTACAAAGCCCGCGAAGTTATGGGTAACCCCAAATCCGGGTTTAAGGACATTGCCGAAGTGATCGAAACGGATCAGGCCATTGCCGCAAAAGTGCTTCAGGTCGCCAACTCGGCCTATTACGGGCTTTCCGGGATGGTCTCTTCCATTCACCAGGCCTCTGTCGTTCTCGGGCATAAGACACTTGAGCAGCTGATCACCATGGTTTCGGCCACCAGCTTACTGGGCAGCCATCTGAAAGGATACCGCATGGGGGCCGGTGCCTTGTGGCAGCATTCCCTGGCCGTGGCCCTATGCTCGCGACTGATTGCCAAGGACCGTGCACCGGCCATGGAAAATGACGCTTTTTCCGTGGGCCTGATTCATGATGCCGGCAAACTGGCACTGGACCGATATATTCTGGAACGTAATGACCAGGTGGAAAAGGCTTTAGCAAAAGGGGTTAGTTTTCTTGAAGTTGAAAAGCTGGTCCTCGGCTTCGATCACACCGAACTGGCTTCCGATCTTTGCACCAAATGGAAACTTCCCGAAAACCATGTGAGTGCCATGCGTTATCATCACAACCCCAGCGCCTCAGACGGCAACCAACTGGCCTTTATCGTCCACACGGCCGACCACATCGCCCGGCAAAACGATATCGACAACAGTGCCGATTCGGCCTTGTACACGCTGGATCCGCAAGCCCTCGACGTCCTCGCCCTGGATGAAAACGATCTGGCCGGTTATCAACAGGCAACCCTCGAAGCTGTCAACCAGATCACCCAGAGCATGGCCTGA
- a CDS encoding ISNCY family transposase yields the protein MRLPEQEENRILLERKHAEFTFDKVIQFFRQTISAFPDRRIGTNTSYSIEDAALGAFSVFFTQSPSFLAFQSAMQQTKGKNNAQSLFGLTQIPCTNHIKSLMDEVHPSYVTPVFKYLFDGLEKSGHLDGFRSYDNNLLVAFDGTQYFASNTIHCDNCSRKHHKNGTVTYSHSVVTPVIVAPENNKVIALQPEFITPQDGHDKQDCENAAAKRWIDQYAAEYQPFGITVLGDDLYCKQPICKKLLDQELDFILVCKPDSHKTLYQWLDELDAMQTIETVVEKRWTGKTHEIDTYRFANKLPLRDSENAIDVNWCELTTTLPDGKIVYKNAFATNFEVSKSNVKQIVKDGRARWKVENENNNVLKNRGYNIEHNFGHGNKHLSSLLLTFNLLAFLFHTVLELMDEKYSLVRAELPTRKTFFDDVRALTRYMYFPSWEAMLTFMMRGLEIEYVDTS from the coding sequence ATGCGATTGCCAGAACAAGAAGAAAACCGCATCCTACTTGAAAGGAAACATGCAGAATTCACATTTGACAAAGTGATCCAATTTTTTCGCCAAACTATTTCTGCATTTCCTGACCGGCGCATCGGCACTAATACCAGCTACAGCATAGAAGACGCAGCCCTGGGAGCTTTTTCTGTTTTTTTTACCCAAAGCCCATCCTTTTTAGCCTTTCAATCCGCTATGCAGCAAACAAAAGGCAAAAACAATGCGCAATCACTTTTCGGCCTCACTCAAATTCCCTGTACCAACCACATCAAAAGTTTAATGGACGAGGTCCATCCCTCTTATGTCACGCCCGTGTTCAAATATCTTTTCGACGGATTGGAAAAATCCGGTCATCTGGACGGGTTTCGCTCATACGACAACAATTTATTGGTTGCCTTTGACGGAACGCAGTATTTTGCTTCAAATACAATTCATTGTGATAATTGTAGTCGCAAGCACCATAAAAATGGAACCGTAACCTATTCGCATTCAGTCGTGACCCCGGTGATTGTGGCACCGGAAAACAATAAGGTGATTGCTTTGCAACCGGAATTTATTACCCCCCAGGATGGCCATGATAAACAAGATTGCGAAAACGCGGCAGCAAAACGCTGGATCGATCAATATGCGGCGGAGTATCAACCTTTTGGCATCACTGTATTGGGCGATGATCTATACTGTAAACAACCGATTTGCAAAAAACTATTAGATCAAGAACTTGATTTCATTTTGGTCTGTAAACCCGATTCTCATAAAACCCTTTACCAGTGGCTGGATGAATTGGACGCCATGCAGACCATCGAAACCGTGGTGGAGAAGCGCTGGACCGGCAAAACCCATGAAATCGATACGTATCGCTTTGCCAACAAACTGCCGCTACGTGATAGTGAAAACGCCATTGATGTTAATTGGTGCGAACTGACAACAACCCTGCCCGATGGAAAAATCGTGTACAAAAACGCATTTGCAACCAATTTTGAAGTTTCAAAGAGCAACGTCAAGCAAATTGTCAAAGATGGCCGAGCACGCTGGAAAGTCGAGAACGAAAATAATAATGTTTTGAAAAACAGAGGCTATAATATTGAACACAACTTCGGTCACGGGAACAAGCACCTTTCATCATTATTGCTGACCTTCAACTTGTTAGCCTTTCTGTTCCATACCGTTCTTGAACTGATGGATGAGAAGTACAGCTTGGTTCGTGCTGAGTTACCAACGCGCAAAACCTTTTTTGACGATGTGCGCGCTTTGACGCGATATATGTATTTTCCCAGTTGGGAGGCGATGTTAACTTTTATGATGCGAGGCCTGGAGATCGAATACGTAGACACCAGTTAA
- the speD gene encoding adenosylmethionine decarboxylase — protein sequence MMAQKKRAPYSNLVDFNNDVTGQRWPEYVDQDAADVAKDHFITRGDRVYAGKHLILDFWGARSLDNPVLMENVLRRCVQAAGATLLHIHLHRFSPSGGLSGVAVLAESHISVHTWPENDFAAFDIFMCGDAHPEKAVDELKAVFAPERVSIVEQLRGVSGES from the coding sequence ATGATGGCCCAGAAAAAGAGAGCACCATACAGTAATCTTGTCGATTTCAATAACGACGTGACCGGGCAGCGCTGGCCTGAATATGTTGACCAGGATGCCGCGGATGTCGCCAAGGATCATTTTATCACCCGCGGAGACAGGGTCTATGCCGGCAAGCATCTGATTCTGGATTTCTGGGGCGCCCGCTCGCTGGACAATCCGGTGCTGATGGAAAATGTGCTGCGCCGCTGTGTTCAGGCCGCCGGTGCCACGCTCCTGCACATTCACCTGCACCGATTTTCACCCAGTGGTGGTCTTTCCGGTGTTGCCGTGCTGGCCGAATCGCATATCAGTGTCCATACTTGGCCGGAAAATGATTTTGCCGCATTTGACATCTTCATGTGCGGAGATGCTCATCCCGAAAAGGCCGTTGACGAACTCAAGGCGGTATTTGCCCCCGAACGAGTATCGATTGTGGAACAGCTGAGAGGCGTGTCCGGTGAAAGCTGA
- a CDS encoding glycosyltransferase family 4 protein: MPKNLPYCKKPLSIRILHVLSQRPDSTGSGIYIQAMLREAERKGHRNFLVAGVQSDWPPQLPCIDNDHCRMVTFGEGDLPFAIAGMSDVMPYTSTRFCDLSADAINAYKAAFTRHLREVVDIFQPDLIHSHHLWLVTALTRQLFPHIPLLTTCHGSDLRQFQNCADLRSHVISGCQGIDAVMALSHAQKQTIVKLYDMVPESVHVVGAGYNAERFTQTVKPLPEPVQLVYAGKLSHAKGVPWLLQALSSIDTPDWHLHLVGGGSGEEKEHCLALARQLGDRLTVHGAVPQQQLAEIMGQAHLFVLPSLFEGSNCNFEMALFATQTEVFFNQSSMHLFSLLFQNVLDTEACNGYKRVNTHPLLPKASQGHAIARTRRKPHPT; encoded by the coding sequence ATGCCTAAAAATCTGCCGTACTGTAAAAAACCGTTATCCATCCGTATCTTGCATGTGCTCAGCCAGCGGCCCGACTCCACTGGCAGCGGTATTTACATCCAGGCCATGCTGCGGGAAGCCGAAAGAAAGGGCCATCGCAATTTTTTGGTGGCCGGTGTCCAATCCGACTGGCCGCCGCAGTTACCCTGCATCGACAATGACCACTGCCGGATGGTCACCTTCGGTGAAGGGGATCTCCCCTTTGCCATCGCCGGCATGAGCGATGTAATGCCATACACGAGCACACGGTTCTGCGATCTCTCCGCGGATGCGATTAACGCGTATAAAGCCGCGTTTACCCGTCACCTGCGGGAAGTCGTCGACATCTTTCAACCCGACCTGATTCACAGCCACCACCTTTGGCTGGTCACCGCCCTGACCCGGCAGCTCTTTCCGCACATTCCCCTTCTGACCACTTGCCATGGGTCCGACCTGCGGCAGTTTCAAAATTGCGCCGATCTGCGGTCCCACGTGATATCCGGCTGTCAAGGCATCGATGCCGTCATGGCCCTGAGCCATGCGCAAAAGCAGACGATTGTCAAGCTTTACGATATGGTACCGGAAAGTGTTCACGTGGTCGGTGCCGGCTACAATGCGGAACGCTTTACCCAAACGGTCAAACCCCTGCCTGAACCGGTCCAGCTGGTTTACGCCGGGAAACTGAGCCACGCCAAGGGGGTCCCCTGGTTGCTGCAGGCCCTGTCCAGCATCGACACGCCTGACTGGCATCTGCATCTTGTGGGCGGTGGCAGCGGTGAAGAAAAGGAACACTGTCTGGCGTTGGCCCGCCAATTGGGTGATCGGTTGACGGTCCATGGAGCCGTCCCACAGCAGCAATTGGCCGAAATTATGGGACAGGCCCATCTTTTTGTGCTGCCTTCCCTGTTTGAAGGCAGCAATTGTAATTTTGAAATGGCTCTCTTTGCTACCCAAACAGAAGTTTTTTTCAATCAAAGTTCGATGCATTTATTTTCTTTATTATTTCAAAATGTTCTGGACACAGAAGCTTGTAATGGATATAAGAGGGTGAATACTCATCCACTTTTACCAAAAGCGAGCCAGGGCCATGCGATTGCCAGAACAAGAAGAAAACCGCATCCTACTTGA
- a CDS encoding glycosyltransferase, whose translation MPCWYKPEPHNYNCWFEGLPLVVLEALASGCRVVATALPGVTEILGERKTDFIDLVPTPRLQEVDKPVAADQKQFTQNLGSALQRQLWAARKHPQIDLSPIADRMAAFSWSGVFRKVEALYLTHAG comes from the coding sequence TTGCCATGCTGGTACAAACCTGAACCGCATAATTACAATTGCTGGTTTGAAGGCCTGCCCCTGGTGGTGCTCGAGGCGCTGGCCAGCGGCTGTCGGGTGGTCGCAACCGCCCTTCCCGGGGTGACTGAAATCCTGGGTGAAAGGAAAACTGACTTTATCGACCTTGTCCCTACCCCGCGTCTGCAGGAGGTGGACAAGCCCGTTGCAGCGGACCAGAAACAATTCACCCAAAATCTCGGCAGCGCCCTGCAACGGCAATTATGGGCCGCCCGAAAGCACCCCCAGATCGATCTCAGCCCCATTGCCGATCGTATGGCCGCCTTTTCCTGGAGTGGTGTATTTAGAAAGGTTGAAGCGCTTTATTTGACGCATGCAGGGTAG
- a CDS encoding DnaJ domain-containing protein: protein MSQQDYYQILGVDRNADAKKIKDTYRELAFKYHPDRNEKDPSSAEMMKKINEAYAVLSNAEKRREYDAMRHRFGENAYGQFRNAYSEQDIFKGSDVHQIFEEMARSFGLRGVDSIFSDFYGPGYQRFDVKGHGLHGRGFIYRGGFGKRRGKSMAGGGPPQLGRFVNYLFQKMTGARLPQPGENIYDTIHLAPEFANSGGPFPYYHRQRSKKLVVTIPAGTRDGQQIRLSQMGASGKHGGSDGDLYLKVKYKKPLLEKAKDFIVSTFGK from the coding sequence ATGTCACAGCAGGATTACTATCAGATTTTGGGTGTGGACCGCAATGCGGATGCAAAAAAAATAAAAGACACTTACCGGGAACTGGCTTTCAAATATCATCCCGACCGTAACGAGAAAGATCCTTCCAGTGCCGAAATGATGAAAAAGATCAATGAGGCCTATGCCGTCTTGTCCAACGCGGAAAAGCGGCGGGAGTACGACGCCATGCGTCATCGTTTCGGTGAGAATGCATACGGCCAGTTCCGCAACGCTTACAGCGAGCAGGATATTTTCAAAGGGTCCGATGTTCACCAGATTTTCGAAGAGATGGCCCGGTCGTTCGGACTTCGGGGGGTGGATTCCATCTTCAGTGATTTTTACGGGCCGGGATACCAGCGTTTTGATGTGAAAGGTCATGGCCTGCATGGCAGGGGGTTCATCTATCGCGGCGGGTTTGGCAAGCGTCGCGGCAAATCCATGGCCGGTGGTGGGCCACCGCAACTGGGCCGTTTTGTCAATTACCTGTTCCAAAAAATGACCGGTGCCCGTTTGCCCCAGCCGGGAGAGAATATTTACGATACCATTCATCTGGCACCGGAGTTTGCCAATAGCGGCGGGCCGTTTCCCTATTACCATCGTCAGCGATCAAAAAAGCTGGTGGTTACCATACCGGCCGGTACCCGTGACGGCCAACAGATCCGGCTCTCGCAGATGGGCGCCAGCGGAAAACATGGTGGTTCCGATGGCGATCTCTATCTTAAAGTGAAATATAAAAAGCCGTTACTGGAAAAGGCCAAGGATTTTATTGTTTCAACCTTTGGCAAGTGA
- the speE gene encoding polyamine aminopropyltransferase, with product MKAEYREEICDGCDQRFSIDDPLYEIKTDHQHLIIFRNRYFGRVLALDGVIQTTEADEFIYHEMMAHVPLLAHGRVHRVLIIGGGDGGLLREVLRHRDIRRVVQVEIDASVIDLCRRYLPNHSQGAFDDPRATVVIDDGMHFLEHTDERFDVILTDSTDPEGPAEVLFSRRYYAACQRCLAPGGILVTQNGVAFLQLDEVRVSAGHFNHLFRDWHFFGASVPTYVGGIMTFGWASDDPRPRQTDRKTLQERFTHSGIVTRYYTPQLHGAAFALPQYILDAIGKTSA from the coding sequence GTGAAAGCTGAATACCGGGAAGAAATCTGTGACGGTTGCGATCAGCGGTTTTCCATTGATGACCCCCTGTATGAAATCAAGACGGACCATCAGCATCTGATTATTTTCAGGAATCGTTATTTTGGCAGGGTGCTGGCGCTAGATGGCGTGATCCAGACCACTGAGGCCGATGAGTTCATTTATCACGAAATGATGGCCCATGTGCCGCTGCTGGCCCATGGACGTGTGCACCGGGTACTGATCATTGGCGGCGGTGACGGCGGTTTGCTCCGGGAGGTGCTGCGCCATCGGGATATCCGGCGGGTGGTACAGGTGGAGATCGATGCGTCAGTGATCGATCTGTGCCGCCGCTATCTGCCTAATCATTCCCAGGGAGCCTTTGACGATCCCCGGGCAACGGTGGTCATTGACGACGGAATGCATTTCCTGGAGCATACCGATGAGCGATTCGACGTGATTCTCACCGACAGCACCGACCCTGAAGGGCCGGCCGAGGTGCTGTTCAGCCGGCGTTACTATGCCGCCTGCCAGCGCTGTCTGGCGCCCGGCGGAATCCTGGTCACCCAGAACGGCGTCGCCTTTCTGCAACTCGACGAGGTGCGTGTCTCAGCCGGCCACTTCAACCACCTGTTCCGGGACTGGCACTTTTTTGGCGCATCGGTGCCCACTTACGTGGGCGGCATCATGACTTTTGGCTGGGCCAGCGACGACCCACGGCCACGACAGACCGACCGGAAGACCCTGCAGGAGCGGTTCACCCACAGTGGTATTGTCACGCGCTACTACACCCCCCAGTTGCATGGCGCTGCATTTGCCCTTCCCCAATACATCCTCGATGCCATCGGGAAAACATCCGCATAG